A DNA window from Sphingomonas changnyeongensis contains the following coding sequences:
- a CDS encoding DUF4198 domain-containing protein, producing the protein MTLRAALFALGATTLLAAPAAAHRQWMMPSATVLSGDDAWVTVDAAVSNDLFYFEHQPLRAQPLAMAPDGSAGKIENWATGRYRSTFDLHLTARGTWKIMSVNDSVFGSYKLNGVETRLPRGLSPDRLAEAIPAGATDVRTSHNVSRNEIFVTAGEPTTGVFTPTGKGIELVPVTHPNDLVAGETASFRFLLDGKPAAGLPVTIIPGGNRYRDTLNQIDLKTGADGSISVRWPGPGMYWLNVTTDAEPEKAMPARRASYVTTLEVLAP; encoded by the coding sequence ATGACCCTGCGTGCCGCCCTTTTCGCGCTCGGCGCGACCACGCTGCTCGCCGCGCCTGCCGCCGCGCACCGGCAATGGATGATGCCGTCGGCCACCGTGCTGTCGGGCGACGATGCCTGGGTGACGGTCGATGCCGCGGTTTCGAACGATCTGTTCTATTTCGAGCATCAGCCGCTGCGCGCCCAGCCGCTGGCGATGGCCCCGGACGGCAGCGCGGGCAAGATCGAGAATTGGGCAACCGGCCGCTATCGTTCGACCTTCGACCTGCATCTGACCGCGCGCGGCACCTGGAAGATCATGAGCGTCAATGACAGCGTGTTCGGCAGCTACAAGCTGAACGGCGTCGAGACGCGGCTGCCGCGCGGCCTGTCGCCGGACCGGCTGGCCGAGGCGATCCCCGCCGGCGCGACCGATGTGCGCACCAGCCACAATGTGTCGCGCAACGAGATTTTCGTCACCGCCGGCGAACCGACGACCGGCGTGTTCACGCCGACCGGCAAGGGGATCGAGCTGGTTCCCGTCACCCACCCCAATGATCTGGTCGCGGGCGAAACCGCCAGCTTCCGCTTCCTGCTCGACGGCAAGCCGGCTGCCGGGCTGCCGGTCACGATCATTCCCGGCGGCAACCGGTACCGCGACACGCTCAACCAGATCGACCTCAAGACCGGCGCGGATGGCAGCATCAGCGTGCGGTGGCCGGGGCCGGGCATGTACTGGCTGAACGTGACGACCGACGCGGAGCCGGAAAAGGCGATGCCGGCGCGGCGCGCCAGCTATGTTACCACGCTCGAGGTGCTGGCGCCCTGA
- a CDS encoding FAD:protein FMN transferase, translating to MRIAIPPLSPGLFAASPPDAAIGRASGDTMGTVWSAQVAGLDAAGISALVTPVLARAVAQMSHWDPQSSLSRFNRLPCGQWQALEPDFAAVIAAALDLARLSDGAFDPAAGALVNLWGFGPPGPRDTLPGPDEIAAALASSGHDALAWDPAARRLMRRRPVLLDLSGIAKGHAVDMVADALIAAGHRHFLVEIGGELRGAGLRPDGQPWWVDVEAPDAGRTPLLRIAAVDMAVATSGDYVRRLTLAGRIYAHSLDPRSGAPITHGTASVTVIAPRCMTADGWATALTVLPPDRAVALADEHGIAALGLSRDGREWQSRALGEMLG from the coding sequence ATGCGGATCGCGATTCCGCCGCTGTCGCCGGGCCTGTTCGCCGCATCCCCCCCGGATGCGGCGATCGGCCGGGCGAGCGGCGACACCATGGGGACTGTCTGGTCGGCGCAGGTCGCCGGGCTGGATGCCGCGGGCATTTCCGCGCTCGTCACGCCGGTGCTCGCCCGCGCGGTCGCGCAGATGAGCCATTGGGACCCGCAATCGAGCCTGTCGCGGTTCAACCGCCTGCCCTGCGGCCAGTGGCAGGCGCTTGAGCCGGACTTTGCGGCGGTGATCGCAGCGGCGCTCGACCTCGCGCGGCTGAGCGACGGCGCCTTCGATCCGGCGGCGGGTGCGCTCGTCAATCTCTGGGGCTTCGGACCGCCGGGGCCGCGCGACACCCTGCCCGGCCCGGACGAGATTGCGGCGGCGCTGGCGTCAAGCGGGCATGACGCGCTGGCCTGGGATCCGGCGGCGCGGCGGCTGATGCGCCGCCGCCCGGTGCTGCTCGACCTGTCCGGCATCGCCAAGGGCCATGCGGTCGACATGGTCGCCGATGCGCTGATCGCCGCCGGCCATCGCCATTTCCTGGTCGAGATCGGCGGCGAGCTGCGCGGCGCGGGCCTGCGCCCGGACGGCCAGCCCTGGTGGGTCGATGTCGAGGCCCCCGATGCCGGGCGCACGCCGCTGCTCAGGATCGCGGCGGTCGACATGGCGGTCGCGACCTCGGGCGACTATGTGCGGCGGCTGACGCTGGCCGGGCGCATTTATGCCCATAGCCTTGATCCGCGCAGCGGCGCGCCGATCACCCATGGCACCGCCTCGGTCACGGTGATCGCCCCGCGCTGCATGACCGCCGATGGCTGGGCGACCGCGCTGACCGTGCTGCCGCCCGACCGGGCCGTGGCGCTTGCCGATGAACATGGGATCGCAGCACTCGGCCTCAGCCGCGACGGCCGCGAATGGCAGTCGCGCGCGCTGGGCGAGATGCTCGGCTGA
- a CDS encoding Fe2+-dependent dioxygenase has translation MLIAIPDMLDAGGVARLRALIDAAPWVDGNETSGSQSALAKRNLQLPQDSEAAQAAGRMVLEALGRSPLFIAAALPAKVFPPLFNRYGAGQAFGAHIDNAIRMRGPDFRLRSDLSATLFLADPDSYDGGELVIEDRFGEQRVKLPAGHMVLYPASSVHRVEPVTRGERVASFFWIQSMVRDDGARRLLFDLDQAVQRVSATLGTGDRSVIELAGVYHNLLRRWAEIG, from the coding sequence ATGCTGATCGCCATCCCCGACATGCTCGATGCCGGCGGCGTCGCCCGGCTGCGCGCGCTGATCGATGCGGCCCCCTGGGTCGATGGCAATGAGACATCGGGCAGCCAGTCTGCGCTCGCCAAGCGCAATCTGCAGCTGCCGCAGGACAGCGAGGCCGCGCAGGCGGCCGGGCGGATGGTGCTGGAGGCGCTTGGCCGCAGCCCGCTGTTCATCGCCGCCGCGCTGCCGGCCAAGGTGTTTCCGCCGCTGTTCAACCGTTATGGCGCGGGGCAGGCGTTCGGCGCGCATATCGACAATGCGATCCGCATGCGTGGGCCGGATTTCCGCCTGCGCTCCGACCTGTCGGCGACGCTGTTTCTCGCCGATCCCGACAGCTATGACGGCGGCGAGCTGGTGATCGAGGACCGGTTCGGGGAGCAGCGGGTGAAGCTGCCGGCCGGGCATATGGTGCTGTATCCGGCATCGAGCGTCCACCGCGTCGAGCCGGTGACGCGCGGGGAGCGGGTGGCGTCGTTCTTCTGGATCCAGTCGATGGTGCGCGACGATGGCGCGCGGCGGCTGCTGTTCGATCTCGATCAGGCGGTCCAGCGCGTATCGGCGACGCTGGGCACCGGCGACCGGTCGGTGATCGAACTGGCCGGCGTCTATCACAATCTGCTGCGCCGCTGGGCCGAGATCGGCTGA
- a CDS encoding energy transducer TonB, producing the protein MALDSAGIAAMPACAGADADGTGGGLFAWRGGADGRDHSPPPALPGWQRSAYAPRRGGSRSLLLAILALHGLAIAGVLAARAEIGRHSLPVMKTFDVRLAPPPPDAPPPPPATANLAPAATVQPAPATLVAPPALIAVPAPTLAAPPAAQPVPAAAPAAAPAGRPAMAEGGDLSATMVSAPPPRYPIESRRRCEQGAVLLAARLDTEGRVAALEIARSSGHDRLDRAALEAVRRWRWSPVMRDGVAVPVRGTVEIPFILSNAAGRC; encoded by the coding sequence ATGGCGCTCGACAGTGCAGGCATCGCCGCCATGCCGGCCTGTGCCGGGGCGGATGCGGACGGCACGGGCGGCGGGCTGTTTGCCTGGCGCGGCGGCGCGGACGGTCGCGATCATTCCCCGCCACCCGCGCTGCCCGGCTGGCAGCGCAGCGCCTATGCGCCCCGGCGCGGCGGCAGCCGGTCGCTGCTGCTGGCGATCCTCGCGCTGCATGGGCTGGCGATCGCCGGGGTTCTCGCCGCCCGCGCCGAGATTGGCCGGCACAGCCTGCCGGTCATGAAGACATTCGATGTCCGGCTGGCGCCACCGCCCCCCGATGCGCCGCCGCCCCCGCCGGCAACCGCCAATCTGGCCCCTGCGGCGACGGTCCAGCCGGCTCCTGCCACGCTTGTCGCCCCGCCGGCGCTGATCGCGGTGCCCGCCCCGACACTCGCGGCCCCGCCGGCGGCCCAGCCGGTTCCCGCTGCTGCTCCGGCGGCCGCGCCCGCCGGGCGACCGGCGATGGCGGAGGGCGGCGATCTGTCGGCAACCATGGTGTCGGCCCCGCCGCCGCGTTACCCGATCGAGTCGCGGCGGCGCTGCGAACAGGGCGCTGTGCTGCTTGCCGCGCGGCTGGACACCGAAGGCCGGGTGGCCGCGCTCGAGATTGCGCGGTCGAGCGGGCATGACCGGCTCGACCGTGCAGCACTTGAGGCCGTGCGGCGCTGGCGCTGGTCGCCGGTGATGCGCGACGGCGTGGCCGTGCCGGTGCGCGGCACGGTCGAAATCCCGTTCATCCTCTCGAACGCCGCCGGCCGATGCTGA
- a CDS encoding TonB-dependent receptor, with product MSYRYDFLALGCVGAIVSAPALAAPQTAQPEQPPKAEAGADGAAPRALGGVVVTDTVVEDGYRVERASNPLLSQPLRDTPRTVTVLDKEFLSDVQAVSFSDALRQVPGITLGVGEGGAGSGDFINLRGFDASNDIAIDGFADRLQYSRSDVFNLEQIEVYKGPNSALSGAGGAAGLINLVTKTPQGETFLRAEAGLGNRDWKRGTIDANAVLDGSGNVAARLNLMAHDQGVAGRDFIFQRRFGIAPSIAFGLNGPTRLIASLQFQEDDNLIDYGVPFLTTGVRPDFPISNYYGWRNVDGEDQSLLIATIRLEHDFSDTVRFQTGVRWGEVERTAVWSTPRPLNPASLNAAAAAIAAGNTAGAIYTVGGPQGLGRFSRNEVLAARATLTLDWPASGRGLGNTLVVGAEASREQLDRETITTTGLAGAQRNLFAPTPDFTGTLTQTRTSGQFENRAERLSAFAFDTLKLGEWLQVNLGGRYERFDVTLGGTNYAALADRTTSENLWSWQGGLVLKPSATSSLYASYSNARQPQTLAATATGTVTTANLALPALENENYELGGKIDLFGEALSLTAAIFRTERVNEPITVDGDIVLAGRRRVEGLELSATGNITPRWQVYAAYAYLRSEILRAADTALVTQGEELALTPQHSGTFWTSYTTGFGLRLGGGVNYMGRLATRNSTAIQAAWDLDDYMLVNAMAEYSFTDRLSVQVNVNNIANTRFINRIRANDTYVIAVPGEGRTAVATLRLRY from the coding sequence ATGTCTTATCGTTATGATTTCCTTGCCTTGGGCTGTGTCGGGGCGATCGTGTCCGCGCCGGCGCTGGCCGCGCCGCAGACAGCCCAGCCCGAACAGCCGCCCAAGGCCGAAGCCGGTGCCGACGGGGCCGCGCCGCGTGCGCTTGGCGGTGTCGTCGTCACCGACACGGTGGTCGAGGATGGGTACCGGGTCGAACGCGCCTCCAACCCGCTGCTGTCGCAGCCGCTGCGCGACACGCCGCGCACGGTGACGGTGCTCGACAAGGAATTCCTGTCCGACGTGCAGGCGGTGAGCTTTTCCGATGCGCTGCGTCAGGTGCCGGGCATCACGCTGGGCGTCGGCGAGGGCGGGGCGGGCTCCGGCGATTTCATCAATCTGCGCGGCTTTGATGCCAGCAACGACATCGCCATCGACGGCTTTGCCGACCGGCTGCAATATAGCCGCTCCGACGTGTTCAACCTTGAACAGATCGAGGTTTACAAGGGGCCGAACTCGGCGCTGTCGGGCGCGGGCGGGGCCGCCGGCCTGATCAATCTCGTCACCAAGACCCCGCAGGGCGAAACCTTTCTGCGCGCCGAAGCGGGGCTGGGCAATCGCGACTGGAAGCGCGGGACGATCGACGCCAATGCCGTGCTCGATGGCAGCGGCAATGTCGCGGCGCGCCTCAACCTGATGGCGCATGATCAGGGTGTGGCCGGGCGCGATTTCATCTTTCAGCGCCGCTTCGGCATCGCGCCCAGCATCGCCTTTGGCCTGAATGGCCCGACCCGGCTGATCGCCAGCCTGCAGTTTCAGGAGGACGACAATCTGATCGATTATGGCGTGCCGTTCCTGACCACCGGGGTGCGGCCGGACTTTCCGATCAGCAATTATTATGGCTGGCGCAATGTCGATGGCGAGGACCAGTCGCTGCTGATCGCGACCATTCGGCTTGAACATGATTTCAGCGACACGGTGCGCTTCCAGACCGGCGTGCGCTGGGGCGAGGTCGAGCGCACGGCGGTCTGGTCGACGCCGCGCCCGCTCAATCCGGCATCGCTGAACGCTGCCGCCGCGGCCATCGCCGCCGGCAACACCGCAGGGGCCATCTATACGGTCGGCGGGCCGCAGGGGCTGGGGCGGTTCAGCCGCAACGAGGTGCTGGCGGCGCGCGCGACGCTGACGCTCGACTGGCCGGCCTCGGGGCGCGGGCTGGGCAACACGCTGGTCGTGGGGGCCGAGGCCAGCCGCGAGCAGCTGGACCGCGAGACGATCACCACCACCGGTCTGGCGGGGGCGCAGCGCAACCTGTTCGCGCCGACCCCCGATTTCACCGGCACGCTGACCCAGACGCGCACCAGCGGCCAGTTCGAAAACCGCGCCGAGCGGCTGTCGGCCTTTGCGTTCGACACGCTGAAGCTGGGCGAATGGCTGCAGGTCAATCTGGGCGGCCGTTACGAACGGTTCGACGTGACGCTGGGCGGCACCAATTACGCCGCGCTTGCCGACCGGACGACGTCTGAAAATCTCTGGTCGTGGCAGGGCGGGCTGGTGCTGAAGCCGAGTGCGACGTCGAGCCTCTATGCCAGCTATTCGAACGCCCGCCAGCCGCAGACGCTTGCCGCGACCGCGACCGGCACGGTCACGACCGCGAACCTCGCGCTGCCGGCGCTCGAGAATGAAAATTACGAACTGGGCGGCAAGATCGACCTGTTCGGCGAGGCGCTCAGCCTGACGGCGGCGATCTTCCGCACCGAACGCGTCAACGAACCGATCACCGTCGATGGCGACATCGTGCTCGCCGGGCGCCGCCGGGTCGAGGGGCTGGAACTGTCGGCGACGGGCAACATCACCCCGCGCTGGCAGGTCTATGCCGCCTATGCCTATCTGCGCTCGGAAATCCTGCGCGCGGCCGATACGGCGCTTGTCACCCAGGGCGAGGAACTGGCGCTGACGCCGCAGCACAGCGGCACCTTCTGGACCAGCTACACCACCGGCTTCGGGCTGAGGCTGGGCGGCGGCGTCAACTATATGGGCCGTCTCGCCACCCGCAACTCGACCGCGATCCAGGCTGCCTGGGATCTGGATGATTATATGCTGGTCAACGCGATGGCCGAATACAGCTTCACCGACCGGTTGTCGGTGCAGGTGAATGTGAACAACATCGCCAACACCCGCTTCATCAACCGCATCCGCGCCAACGACACCTATGTCATCGCGGTGCCGGGCGAAGGGCGGACGGCGGTGGCGACGCTCCGGCTGCGCTACTGA
- a CDS encoding LolA-like protein → MTIAKWGIRAGTALAALAMTAMAAPASAQELSANELVARNLAARGGAEALAAIKTLRFKGSLRFPGDFLLSYVETRGRKGPGGDDAVRVDATLQGLTVVQAYDGKSGWTINPFQGRRDPETMSADEARALADSGRIDGVLLASRASGATVTALGREDFDGTDAYKLKVTEKDGDSFVYLLDPGTFLEIAVTETRRIRGAETVTEAEFGDYEKVAGVYFPMALENGPKGASQRSRITIDTAEANVDVPTDFFVAPAAPAAPKPAAK, encoded by the coding sequence ATGACGATCGCAAAATGGGGGATCCGGGCCGGCACCGCACTGGCGGCGCTGGCGATGACGGCCATGGCCGCGCCGGCATCGGCGCAGGAGCTGTCAGCGAACGAACTGGTCGCGCGCAACCTGGCCGCACGCGGCGGGGCCGAGGCGCTGGCCGCCATCAAGACGCTGCGCTTCAAGGGCTCGCTGCGCTTCCCGGGCGATTTCCTGCTCAGCTATGTAGAAACGCGCGGCCGGAAGGGGCCGGGCGGCGACGATGCCGTGCGCGTCGATGCGACGCTGCAGGGGCTGACCGTGGTTCAGGCCTATGACGGCAAGTCGGGCTGGACGATCAACCCCTTCCAGGGCCGGCGCGATCCCGAGACGATGTCCGCCGACGAGGCCCGCGCGCTCGCCGACAGCGGCCGCATCGACGGCGTGCTGCTCGCCTCGCGCGCGAGCGGCGCGACGGTGACGGCGCTCGGCCGCGAGGATTTCGACGGCACCGACGCCTATAAGCTCAAGGTCACCGAGAAGGACGGCGACAGCTTTGTCTATCTGCTCGATCCGGGCACCTTCCTCGAGATCGCAGTCACCGAAACCCGCCGCATCCGTGGCGCCGAAACCGTGACCGAGGCCGAGTTCGGCGATTATGAAAAGGTTGCCGGCGTCTATTTCCCGATGGCGCTTGAAAACGGTCCGAAGGGCGCGTCGCAGCGGTCGCGCATCACCATCGACACGGCAGAGGCCAATGTCGACGTGCCGACCGACTTTTTCGTCGCCCCTGCCGCCCCCGCCGCGCCCAAGCCGGCTGCCAAGTGA
- a CDS encoding VPS10 domain-containing protein translates to MTKITKTAPARRLATMTGLAVALAAPALCLAAPAAAQTGKAAASAPLDSATISGIGIRNIGSAAMSGRIASLAAREEKDGKITLFVGAASGGVWKSDDGGTSFKPVFDKQPVQSIGVVKLDPNNRDTIWVGTGEAWTRNSVSVGNGVYKSTDGGETWTNMGLPGTERISDIVIDPRDSNTVYVCAPGALWSDSADRGLYKTTDGGKSWTLVLKGPNLSTGCATVAIDPSDPNRLIAGLWDFRRKGWTFRSGGEGPDAPSGSALMESRDGGKTWTAMTAETHKGLPKGPWGRTEVVFAPSNPKRVYAFVENTRSALYVSDDGGKTFVERDRSQNMVWRPFYFAKMFVDPTNPDRVFKTNLSLIVSEDGGKSFGSAQGGAHGDWHALWINPNNPRHLIGGDDGGMWTSFDGGNRWIKSENLPISQFYHVSVDDKDPYQVYGGLQDNSSWVGDSAYPGGITNGRWENLYGGDGFWVFSDPADPNFAYAEYQGGNLARIDRRTLSQRGIQPQAGYKEKLRFNWNTPLHLSPNEKGTLYIGAQYLFRTRDQGQTWDRISPDLTTNDPARQKQEQSGGITVDNSAAEMHTTIYSISESPKAKGMIWVGTDDGRVQLTTNDGAAWTDVTRNLKLPNAGNWISWVEASRHDAATAYVTVDRHTYGDMGAYLYRTRDGGRSWQPLVTPKTAGVRGYAHVIKEDSVNPDLLFLGTEYGLFVSLDGGASWAEFKGKDFPSVAVRDIVLQSRDNDLVLATHGRGIWVIDDITPWRALNASTRAATVTLLPGRPVQQRIGGNGGWASGDAVFAGANPPSGAVISFYQKDRHVIGRMKLEVLDAEGKVVDTLPVSKRRGLNRIEWSMRVKPPVVPPAAQLAGSATQGARVVPGRYTVRLTKADQVVTMPLDIGLDRRATYTVDDRKMQFDAAQRVSALFGRMSVLVAQLNAVIGQAGRGAAAAGPNQALAKSVLDRASALKTQVVATKEGGAITGEERLREQLDIVYGAIMSTEGRPTPYQIARVDALERELKEVEDGFAALKTGDVSRLMAAARAAGEPVVDLAAIRIEEQQGGGGRADALAAGLVGTRFFGAFDTLVARAEKD, encoded by the coding sequence ATGACCAAGATCACCAAGACCGCGCCTGCGCGCCGCCTCGCCACCATGACCGGCCTTGCGGTCGCCCTTGCTGCCCCGGCCTTGTGCCTGGCCGCACCCGCCGCCGCCCAGACCGGCAAGGCCGCCGCCTCGGCCCCGCTTGATTCCGCGACCATTTCGGGGATCGGCATCCGCAACATCGGCTCGGCCGCCATGTCGGGCCGCATCGCCTCGCTCGCCGCGCGCGAGGAAAAGGACGGCAAGATCACGCTGTTCGTCGGCGCCGCATCGGGCGGCGTGTGGAAATCCGATGACGGCGGCACCAGCTTCAAGCCGGTGTTCGACAAGCAGCCGGTGCAGTCGATCGGCGTCGTCAAGCTCGACCCCAACAACCGCGACACCATCTGGGTCGGCACCGGCGAGGCCTGGACCCGCAACTCGGTGTCGGTCGGCAACGGCGTCTATAAATCGACCGATGGCGGCGAGACCTGGACCAATATGGGCCTGCCTGGGACCGAGCGGATCAGCGATATCGTCATCGATCCGCGCGACAGCAACACCGTCTATGTCTGCGCGCCGGGCGCGCTCTGGTCGGACTCGGCCGATCGCGGCCTCTACAAGACGACCGACGGCGGCAAGAGCTGGACGCTGGTGCTCAAAGGCCCGAACCTGTCGACCGGCTGCGCAACCGTCGCGATCGATCCGTCCGACCCTAACCGGCTGATCGCCGGGCTGTGGGATTTCCGGCGCAAGGGCTGGACCTTCCGTTCGGGCGGCGAAGGGCCGGATGCGCCGTCGGGCAGCGCGCTCATGGAATCGCGTGACGGCGGCAAGACCTGGACCGCGATGACCGCGGAGACGCACAAGGGCCTGCCCAAGGGCCCCTGGGGCCGGACCGAGGTGGTGTTCGCGCCGTCGAACCCCAAGCGCGTCTATGCCTTTGTCGAAAACACCCGCTCGGCGCTTTATGTGTCGGATGACGGCGGCAAGACCTTTGTCGAACGCGACCGCAGCCAGAACATGGTCTGGCGGCCCTTCTATTTCGCCAAGATGTTCGTCGATCCGACCAATCCGGACCGGGTGTTCAAGACCAACCTGTCGCTGATCGTGTCGGAAGATGGCGGCAAGAGCTTCGGCTCCGCCCAGGGCGGCGCGCATGGCGACTGGCACGCGCTGTGGATCAACCCCAATAATCCGCGCCACCTGATCGGCGGCGACGATGGCGGCATGTGGACGTCGTTCGACGGCGGCAATCGCTGGATCAAGAGCGAGAACCTGCCGATCAGCCAGTTCTACCATGTCAGCGTCGACGACAAGGACCCCTATCAGGTCTATGGCGGGCTGCAGGACAACTCCAGCTGGGTGGGCGACAGCGCCTATCCGGGCGGCATCACCAATGGCCGCTGGGAAAACCTTTATGGCGGCGACGGCTTCTGGGTGTTTTCCGATCCGGCCGATCCGAACTTTGCCTATGCCGAATATCAGGGCGGCAATCTGGCGCGGATCGACCGCCGCACCCTGTCGCAGCGCGGCATTCAGCCCCAGGCGGGTTACAAGGAAAAGCTGCGCTTCAACTGGAACACGCCGCTGCATCTGTCGCCCAATGAGAAGGGCACGCTGTATATCGGGGCGCAATATCTGTTCCGCACCCGCGACCAGGGCCAGACCTGGGACCGCATCTCGCCCGATCTGACCACCAACGATCCGGCGCGGCAGAAGCAGGAGCAGTCGGGCGGCATCACCGTCGACAACTCGGCGGCTGAAATGCACACGACCATCTATTCGATCTCCGAAAGCCCCAAGGCCAAGGGGATGATCTGGGTGGGCACCGATGACGGCCGCGTGCAGCTGACGACCAATGACGGCGCGGCCTGGACCGACGTCACCCGCAATCTGAAGCTGCCAAATGCGGGCAACTGGATCAGCTGGGTCGAGGCGAGCCGCCATGACGCGGCGACCGCCTATGTGACGGTTGACCGGCACACCTATGGCGACATGGGGGCCTATCTCTACCGCACGCGCGACGGCGGGCGCAGCTGGCAGCCGCTGGTCACGCCGAAAACGGCGGGGGTGCGCGGCTATGCCCATGTCATCAAGGAAGACAGCGTCAATCCCGACCTGCTGTTCCTGGGCACCGAATATGGCCTGTTCGTGTCGCTGGACGGCGGCGCGAGCTGGGCGGAGTTCAAGGGCAAGGACTTCCCCTCGGTCGCGGTGCGCGACATCGTGCTCCAGTCGCGCGACAATGATCTGGTGCTGGCGACGCATGGCCGCGGCATCTGGGTGATCGACGACATCACCCCGTGGCGCGCGCTCAACGCCTCGACGCGGGCGGCGACGGTGACGCTGCTCCCCGGGCGGCCGGTGCAGCAGCGGATCGGCGGCAATGGCGGCTGGGCAAGCGGCGATGCCGTGTTCGCAGGCGCCAACCCGCCGTCGGGCGCGGTCATCAGCTTCTACCAGAAGGACCGCCATGTCATCGGGCGGATGAAGCTCGAGGTGCTCGATGCCGAGGGCAAGGTGGTCGACACGCTGCCGGTGTCCAAGCGGCGCGGCCTCAACCGCATCGAATGGTCGATGCGGGTGAAGCCGCCGGTCGTGCCGCCGGCCGCCCAACTTGCCGGTTCGGCGACGCAGGGCGCGCGCGTGGTGCCCGGCCGCTACACCGTCAGGCTGACCAAGGCGGACCAGGTGGTGACGATGCCGCTCGACATCGGGCTGGACCGGCGGGCGACCTATACGGTCGATGACCGCAAGATGCAGTTCGATGCCGCCCAGCGCGTCAGCGCGCTGTTCGGGCGCATGTCGGTGCTGGTCGCGCAGCTCAATGCGGTGATCGGCCAGGCCGGGCGCGGCGCGGCAGCGGCCGGGCCGAACCAGGCGCTTGCCAAGTCGGTGCTCGACCGCGCCTCGGCGCTCAAGACCCAGGTGGTGGCGACCAAGGAAGGCGGCGCGATCACCGGCGAGGAACGGCTGCGCGAGCAGCTCGACATCGTCTATGGCGCGATCATGTCGACCGAAGGCCGGCCGACGCCCTATCAGATCGCGCGCGTCGATGCGCTGGAACGCGAGCTGAAGGAGGTCGAGGACGGCTTTGCCGCGCTCAAGACCGGCGACGTGTCGCGGCTGATGGCGGCGGCACGCGCCGCCGGGGAGCCGGTGGTCGATCTGGCGGCGATCCGCATCGAGGAGCAGCAGGGCGGCGGCGGCCGCGCCGATGCGCTGGCGGCCGGCCTGGTCGGCACCCGCTTCTTCGGCGCGTTCGACACGCTGGTGGCGCGGGCTGAAAAGGACTGA